From the Manis pentadactyla isolate mManPen7 chromosome 15, mManPen7.hap1, whole genome shotgun sequence genome, the window AAGGCCACTTTGGGGAGAGTGGTGATGCAAGCTTTAGGGGGTAGAATTCCCCCAGGAGGTAGGTACCCAGGACCAGTGTGGCCTCCACCCCATGTTCGCAGCTCTGAGAACATCAGCGAACTGCCCCAACACGTCCAGGACCCCATGGGCGCCCTGGTCCCCGAGAGACTCCCAGGCTCTAAGGATACCTGGAACTCCTCGGTAATGGTAGCAGCCTTCCCATAGGTACCCAGCCCCCaccagcctggggaggggagccccctcAGGCCCCCGGCGCCCTACCTTGATGGTGGTGAACTCCTTCCTCCACGGCAGCAGGTACAGGTGCACGGCGGCCAGTTCCAGCAGCTCGAAGGCGCGGGCCAGGCCGCGCAGCGCGGGGGCCAGGTCGGCGCGGCCCCATAGGCCGTCGGTGAGCAGCGCCAGCGCGTCGTCCTGCAGCGCCCCGTGCAGGTCGAAGTCTTCCACCAGGATCTGCCAGAGCACCGCGCGCAACGACGGGTCCCCGCACACACCCGCGCGGCCACGCCGCAGTTCACGCTCCAGGCACAGACGGTAGTCCTCGGACAGCGAGCTGCTGCCCATCCTGGCGGGCTGGGCAAGGCAGGGGGTCAGGAACCAGGCCCCTCCCCGCCCGCTGAGCGCCCCCCCGATATCTACAGCGCCCCTCTTCCTGGGGACCTGCGCCGCGAGTGAGCCCCCCTCCCGATCACAGACCACTTCGCCCTCCAGATCGTGCTACAGACCCGGCGGGCTAGCGCACTACCTGCCCGTCCCCAGCAGTCCCCGAACGGCAGCCGAGCCTCGGGCCCAGCAGCGCGCTTCCGGCGAAGCGGGCTCCGCCCAGGGGCCGCGACGCGGGGGCGGGGCTTCCAGCGAGCACGCCCCTCCGCTGCTCCCGCCGGCCTGTCAGCAGCGCGACCTGCGTGGGCGGAGCTGGGCCGCGGCTCCGCTGGGGTCCGCAGCGACGGACCCCGCCCGCTGAGCATTTGAGCGACCCTGGGCCGCCTCCGGGCCGAGGACAGCGGGCGCCCGACCGCCGTGTGACCCGAGCCGCCGGGGAGCACGCGGTGCCCCTCGTGCGCCCGCGTGGCGAGCAGGCGGGCGCGGGGACCAGCGCCCTCTGGGTGGGAGGGCGACGTCCGGTCTAGCATTTTGAGAAAGCACAGCCGTTTcgacatttttcatttcagatttctGGCCCGCAGAATTTTGAGAGTAAACTTCTGCGGTGCGAAGCCATGCACCACTCaatttgtggtgtttcctgggctGCCGCTGTTCTGCCAGCCAGGCCGGACTGAGGACCGAGCTGGCACGCGCCCACTGCGAATCTCCAGATGACGCCGATCCCCTGGACATGGGTCACCCCCACCTGGGAGCTGACCTCGCTGGTGCAGGGGGAGCGAACAAGCTGTCCCCACTGAACCCTGCCCAAGTGGAAGACTCGGCAAAGTGACCGACTGCTGCCTGCCCAAGCCAGGGGGTTGGGAGCCGTCTGGAAGGCAGCAGTGGGGGGCTGGGGCAGTGTGCGATCACCACACCCCTCTTCTCCCGGGGGATGGACACTGTATTGTGGCTCATGTCTCATATGCCACCACACTCGGCTTTGTCCAAATTTCTAGTTTCCACCAGTTCAATACAAAGGAAGTTCtaccttgttttaatttgcatttcttggtGTTTTATGAACACCTCTTGTGCTCATTAGTTTTTTAAACCTCTGTAGACACCCTGTTCATAGCTTTTCCTATTCTCCTAATTGGGGCTCCCACATGGTTGGTTTACAGCATTTCCAATGTAAAGAATCGCCTACTTGTCCCTGTCTTATGTAAGAGCCATGGGTTTGGGAGGCTAAAGGACTGGCCCGAAGTCACACAGCAAGGGGCAGCCTGAGCACAGGCTTGTCTGGCCCCAACACCTTGAGCAGGTGCTGAAGAGACAGACTTCAGCAGTGGTCATGGTCCCTGGGGCAAAGCCAGCCTGTGCTCCCACTACTAGGCTTAGCTCAAGACACACCTTCCTCCTCCACCTGCTTGTGAAGGGGGGCTTTGAAACCCACTGCCAGGGACGTCACTCCCCACTCCCAAGGCCCATGGCTGGCTGTGATTCACGTCCAGGCCTGGGAGACTCAGAGCTCCAAGCTCACAAGAGGGCACGCAGAGTGCCAGGTGGGCTGAGGACAGAGCACGGGTGAGGAGCCGTGGGCAGGGCGGGTGGGCCAGGGCCAGCTTGTCCGTTCTTGGGGTACCAGCGGGCAGGGAAGCCCATCCCACAAAGGCTCCTGACAGAGGATGGCTGCCCCAGGGGCTCTGGGTCTGCCCCAGCTCACTGGGCCGTGTCTGACCTTGGGTTCATGGCCCCAGGTACCCATGGGCCTCTGAGCCAGCCTGCTGGGCCCAAAGCCAGTGCTGCTGCCATTAGGTGCGGCCTGGAGAAGGAACTTCACCTCCCTGTGCCTGTTCTCTCATTGGGTGCTTGTGAGGCTTGGGAACACTGAACATCCAGTTGGCACAGAACATCCAATAGATGCCAACATTGCTGGTTCCCAGGGATCCAGCATCTGGTGCAGTTGGGCCCAAGTCACCTGCCTCCTTGGTGCCAGGCTGCCAGGGGCTCTCCTTCCCTGGCAGATACTTCCCATGGCTGGGGCTGACTGCCTGCTTTCTCCTCTCCAGTGTTCAGTCAAGGTGCCCAGGTATGTTCCACACCTGGACAATAAAGGCGATTCCTGACTCTAGGCTCAGGTCCTGCCCAACCTGTAGGCCCCCCGAAGCGTGACCTGTTCTAGACGGTGCAGCCAGATGGGCATCCCACTCCTATGCAGAGGGCCTTGGCTTGGTGGTGGGTCTCAGTGGTCTCTGGGATAGTCTGGTCTTGCTGATCAGCAGAGGGtggctgtgctgtgtggcccTGCCTGGCAAGTCCAGTGGGGAACAAGGGAGCCACAGAGAGCGAGACATCAGTGACCTTTTTATTTTTGGCCAGGTCAGTGGCTGCCCAAGGGCATGTGATAATCAAAATGGGCagtgggctgcagggaggagctGACCCTCAAGCTTGCACTATCCAGAAGGGGACATGTGGGGGTGGGAATTGGCCAGGGTCCCAGGATGTCCGATGCCCACAGGCAAAAGCATCTAGATACCAGTGGGTGCCCAGGGGGATACCTGGGCCTCGGCGGGAGAGTAGAGTGGCGAATGCCCAATAAATAAACAGCAAACCACCTAGGACCCAGGTCTGGCGGGGACAGGCTCTCTTTCTGACTCTGACAAGAAACTGGCTCAGGTGGCTCTGACAGTCACCGGGCacaggaagggagaaaaacagaCCTACCCTCAGCCAGGCCTGTGGCCCCTTTGCCCTTGGGTCAGTGGGCCTGAAAGACATCAGTGGGCTGGGCAGTAGGAGTGTGCAAGCCTAAGGGGACCCACAGCTCCAGTTTCCCTGCATGGAGCCTCTCAGAGGCTGGGAATGAGGGAGAAGGGCCTGGTTTCTGGGAGCTGACTCAGCCCCACCCTGTAAGGATCAGAGGAGCCTCCTTGAGCCCCCAGAAGCAGCTGTTAGGACAGGGTTGGGGAGAGAGCGGCATAGTCCCACCACAGCTGGCCACACTGGGGGCACGCCTGGATAGTCCCTGGTGGGTGCCAACCTCCTCTGCTACCTGCCCAGGGCTCCTGGGGGCAGCAGCTCCACGTAGCGCAGGGCACTCTGCAGCGATGTAAGGCAGTAACCCTCCTCTCCCATCAGGTACCTGCGTGGAGGCATGTGGAGGCGGCACCTGTCACCTGGAGGGGATATGAGGCCCCGGCACTCTGGAAGGGGCCGGGGCACATGAACCCCCAACCTGGGAGCACATGCCTAGTCCCCCATGCTGACCCGGCCCTGGGCCAGATGCTCCTACCCATCGTGGATGAACTCCTCCAGGGCTGCACACTCTGACACCAGCTGGGGTAGACCACTTCTCAGCACCACAAAGGACAGGATGGGCAGGAGGTCGTCAGCACCACTGCTGAGCAGAGGTACCGGCAGTTGGTGGGCTCTGGGCACCAGTGGGGCTGCTCGATCCCCAAATCACCCCATtccccagcccaggccctggAGTGGTCTTAGGCTGGCTGGACGCTCTGCGCCCCTTCTGCCTGCCTGTGTCAGGAGCTGGGGTGGACCTGGGTCAGCAGAACAGGAGACCagccaggagcacagcacagggcTGGACCCAGGAAGACCCCGTGGAGGAGGGACAGGAGACACAGGGGTAGCTGTGACCTCACAAGCTTGCTCCATGAGCTTGTCCAAGCCCGGCGGACAGGACAATAGAGGGGACTGCCCATGTCCTGGGCAGCCTGCTTATTCCTGGGACTGGGTGTCACCCAGCTTAGCACATCAGGCACCCCAGACCCTCTGCAAGAGGCATCTAAGTGAGCTGAGAGGGCAGCGAGTGAAGCCCCTCGGGACACTGAGATGCCTAGCTGGTCTCTGGGAAGAGCATGGGGTCAAAGATTGTGGCTTAAGTGTGACTACCGGGGAGGCTTCATAATCATGAGTTCTTGCTCATGGTCCCTTCCACTTTTCTGGATACTGTACACTTGCAGGGGCACAGACGGCTCCCTCCTTTGGAGGGAGCCCAAAGAAGGGAGCTtatgaggggctgcagccagacTCAGACACACTTCCACTTCTGGAACTCTTCTACCTGCAACTACTTACTTAGGAACCAAATGGTAAACTGGTGAAGGGACCAGTGGGAGCCAGTCTGGGTCTCCTAGCCCAACTCTGCGGCTTAGGCCCAGCACCCTGGCcctaggtgggtgggtggggcacCTGTCCTCTCCTTGGGTGGAGCTCCTCCCTGTGGATCTCATGCACAGCTCTGACTTCTACCTGCCCACCACCTGCAGGCCCCTGGGTATAGGTGGGTGCCACAGCCTGTCCACCAGGCTGCAATGACAAGTGCCTTGAGGATGACCCTGGTCCCTGGGGCAGGGTGGCAAGAGGCAGAGCCCTTGCAGGTGCTGAGGGGACGCCAGCCACAGTGGGCACCAGGGCTAGGGCAAGGGTTCCTTGGCCACCAAAAAGCCCTGGCCAGAGGATGGGGGATGTGTTGCCCACAGGGGCTAAAGCCCAGGATCCTTGGTGGAAATGGGCTGGGTTCTGGTGGTGAGCTCTGTGAATCTTGTGGAAGAACCAGGCTGCTGGGGCCTACATGGGCCAGACACCAGACAGATACCTGCAGTCCTGTGCCCTGAGCAGGCTGCACAGTTCTCTCCCCCCAGGCCTCTGAGGGCAGCCCCTCCCTCACCCAGCACCCACTGCACGCTGTGACACCCACCCTCTGTCCTCCCAGGACTCACATGGCGGTGACACCAGGCTGGGGCCCAGCCTCGGACGTGGGCTCCCGGGCCCGGCAGTAGTCCTCGGCACAGGCACAGGTGACCCGCAGGGCCCGAACTGCGGCACAGAAGCGAGGCACTGTTTAAGGGGAGCTCAAGGGCACCCTGGCACTGTCCCCTCCCAGGTCTTGTGCAGAGCTGGACACCCATTCCCAGGGGTACAGCCTTCACAACACTTTGTCTAATGGGACAGGACCCCATTTGACAGGAGGGGTGGCACCTCAAGCAAGAGGGTACAGAAGACCGCCCTCTGATGGGCCCCTGTCTTCACCGACCATGTTCCTTCTCCAAAACCGCTGCCTCACCGATGCACTCCAGCTTCTTCTGGGGGCAGGTCTCCAGAACCAGCAGCCCTAGCTCTTGGGCTGCCGCACAGTAGGGGAAGCTGCCCACTCCCCTGGCCTCGGGGCCGTCCTGGGGGAGGAGCTTGGTAGGGATGCCGATGGCTGCTGGGGGTGCGTTCCTGTACAGCTCCATGCTCCTGCTCAGGGCGGCCTCCCGGAGGCGGTGCACGCTCCTGGGGTGGACAGAAGCCAGGCTCAGCTGCCCAGGGGAGCTGGAAACACCTGAGGGTGGCCTCAGAGCAAAGCCCCAGAGATCAAGAAGGGGACTGGGGACACTCCAGTGAGTGGGAAAGGTGCAGTGGGGGCCTGAGCTGGGGCCATACCTGTAGAGGGCCAGCAACAGGGGCCACAGAGGGGAGAAGAAGGGCTCCTCAATGCAGGCCAAGCAGCGGTCCTTGGAGGAGGCCGTGTTCAGGCCTTCAAAAGCCAGGAGGGTCAGCGAGAGCAGCCTGTCTGCCAGAAGCAGAGCCAGAACAGCGCTGCTGGGGGGACGGCTCGGCCCTCTGGCACTGGCTGACAGCCCTCGGAAGTCACCCTCAACCAGCCTGGGACATCAAGATGCGCCGCTCACCTGCcacctcctctcccaccctcccagagCTAGCCTCAGTGTGGGAAGAACCAGGTGGTGTTCTGGATTGGTGGGGAGGGGGGTCTGACTGGCCTTTCCTCCACTCCCCCAAACTCCAATGTTCATGTGGCCTGAGATCAGAGTGAGGTGTTTGGGCCCCCATCCCTAAGGGCTCACAAGGTCACACCCAGATCCCCTGAGGAACCAGGGAACAGGCCTGGAAAGAAAGCGAAGGACCCAAACTGCAGGAACCCAGAACTTTAAAAGCACTGAAAGATAAGAAGTCTGAGACCCAGGGCACTGGGGGACCCGCTAGGAGAGGAGAACCTGCCAGAGCAAGCGAAGGGGTAGCTCAGGGGGTCTGTTGGAGAGCATGGACTCCAAAGAGAGTCTGTGTCCCTGCTTCGGGATAACCCTGAAAGCTCTCCTCCTTGGAAGGGACTTGAAGCCATCTGCTGCCATGGGCCCCAACCTGTAGGGAACCCACATGCTGTTCTCAGAACAGAAAGGGCTGAGGGGTTGAGCCCACCGTCCCCAGCAGGCTGCATGTGCCCGACATCCTTGGTTCAGAATGACGTGAGTCTGACTCAGTGGGACAGCCAGGAAAACCTGGTGGCCAGAAGCTCTGGGGGGCAGACCCTTCTCCAAACCAAAGATGGGAATTCACCGGCTTCATCTCCAAAGACAGCGGGGTTAAGGAACCAATCCTGCCATCAGTGCCAGCTGCTATCTGAGCAGGGTGATGCCTGTGGGGTAAGCAGGGTGAATGGCCCCAGGGGAGGGGGGACACAGAGGGCTCTACAAATGGGGCTGGCCTGGCAGCCGTTCAGAGAAAAGCCCTCCTCCCTAGTATTCTGCTGGCCGTGGGCTTTAGCCTCAGAAGCTGTCCCCACCCACCCGCCCGTCCTGCGGGCGCTGGCCTCACCAACGGCATTGTGGATGTCTTTCACAGTGCTCGTCAGCTGGTCCAGCGACTGCTCCTTCACTTCTGGGAACTGGGGCTCAGGCCGCCCCCCTAGGTTCCGGCCCGACCTCTCAGAAGTAGCCAAGAACTGTTCCAGGTCCTCAAAGGAGCTGTCCTTGCCCAGGGAGTGGGACGTGGTGTGTGCTAGAGGTGAGGGAGGGCCCAGAGGGCTGCTGTCCACTCCTCCGTCAGGAGgtctgggctgggatgggggcacGCCAGCTGCAAGGCCATCCAGGGGCTGCGGGGCCAGGCTGGGCTCTGGCGTGGAGAGCACGCAGTAGAGGCTCTGTGAAGGCCGGAGCCGCCGGCTCCCAGGACCCAGCAGCTCGTTGGCGCCCCTGCTCACAATGGGGTACAGTGCCCGGTACACTGCACACTGGAGCTTCTTCAGGAGCTGCGAGATGGGGTGGTCGGGGACGCTGAGGGCAGAGGAACGCCGTGTGGGGGGCCAGTGTGCACTGGGCCAGCCCCCCGCCGACAACCCTGCTGTGTGGCAGCCAGGCCCTCTGAGGAGGTCAGCCCTGAACAAGGGTTCCAAGGGCCTGGGGTAGCCGGTCCCTCAGAGGCCTCACGGGCCCACCGCTGCTCCGGCCACCGCCAGCTTTCCTCGGGGACCCTTCTCTTGACTGTTTTTCAGCTACAGTACCTGAGCAGGTGGGAGACCAGGCTGGTCACCAGGGACAGGTCCCCAGGGCTCTTCTTGAGCTTGGCCTTCCAGTGCTTTGGCCAGTCCTGGAGGATGGGAGGTCTTGGGAAGAGCATGGCAAAACCGGGACAGAAGGCCACTGGGTCTACTGAGGCTGCCCCCGGGAGATGGGCACCTCACCATCCATggccctggggtggcagggaaacCTCCATGCAGGCCTGAGGTCCACCCCCCACCTGGTGACTCACGTGGTCTTGCTCGTACTCAAGAATGGCGGCATACAGGGCCCGCTGTTCCTGCTCCTCTGGGGTCAGGGCCACCTGACTGCAGAACCTCCTGGGGAGGAAGGACAGGGCTGGGGGCCTCAGGGCTGGGTGGGCGGGCCACCCCTTAGGCCCCCACTGCCCGCGCCGCCCCtaggtgagggggtgggggagataCACCTGTTGGCGGCCTCCTGGAGCCGCAGCCGGCGCTCCCCCATCTTCCTCTGCAGCTGGGGTGGAAGAGTCAAGGCCAGGTCTGGCGGGGCAGCACTCACATGCCCTGAGCCCCAGCTGTCCCGGCGCCCTGCTGGACACAGGGTCTCGCTCTTGCGGGGCTCAGCCATCCAGGAGGTACAGTCTGACTGGGTGGGCTGGAGAAGACTGCGGCCACAGAGGACAGGAACCCACTCAGGGAGGAAGGCAGGTCCTGGCCCACTTGCAAAGGCCCCCAAAGGAGGGGGCTGAGCAGGAACCATCCCCTGAGGACACGTCTCTCTGAAGCTGGGAGAATTTTGTTCCTAGGCTCTGGCCGTGGCCCCCTTACTCCCTACCCTGCCCTCTTCACCCGCAGCTCAGGATCATCCCGAATTCACCCCGCGGGACACTGAGGATGGGCCAGAAGGATACGGTCTGCTCCCGGGCCTTGGCGATCACCAGGTTCTCCATCATCTGCCGCTGCAGAGACAGGCTCTAGGAAGGCAGGCGGGGAGTAAGGCCCACTGCCTCTCCCCCACCAGCCCCAAACGTCCCTGGGGCCACTCACCAAGGATGTCTTCTGTGTGGCCTGGCTGGGGTCCAGACGGGCCATCCGGGCCTCGTAGGCGGCCTTCAGCTTCTGATTCTGCAGGGAGGCCTCCTCCAGGGGTGTCAGCTCCCTAGAAATGGTGACAAGCTGCTGTCCAGGCTCCAGGAAGCCCAAGAATGCTCTGGCGGTCCGAGGACCCTCCCTGACCTTGCCCTAAGGTCAGAAGGCAAGGAGGCGGGGATGGGAGCGGGCAGGAAAGGTACAAGACGGGGGAGGTCTGGGTTGGACTAGAGACACCTCTCCTGCTGAAATGTGGGCCCGCTACTGCCAGGACTTAggatttttcaagagaagctcATGTTGGACCTCTACACAAATCAGTTACAGGTGTTTGGCAACGATGGCATCTCTTTGAAGGCACCATGTGGGCCAAACAGCTAGATTAGTCTGCCACCCTAGTGAGGGATCAGAGCCACCTGACTGCAGCCAGCCTCTCTCCAGACACTGCTCAGAGACGGTCACCAACAGCCACTCCACCACCAAAGCTTTCAGTCCCGTGTCCTCGGGCTTTTGTGGTGTGAGAGGGTGAGCCGTGGGAATGCAAGACTGAGGAAGGAAGGTTTCTCCGGGAGGGAAGTCTTGTGCCTGGCCTCATGCACAGGAGGGCCCCTGAGGCCTGGCCACACGCAGGCCAgagcagccagccttcctcatttATCCTACTTGGGATTTGTGCCCCTGTGTCTTGGGGTCCCTCACCAGTTATACAACGTGTCTGCCATCTTTACTTCAGATAATgcctctctcatttctttctcctttttttctggaACTCTGATAACCTTATGTTagacttcccatttctctttcaaattctcaattttttctttctgtgagtCATTCTGGTTAGCCTTTGACCTTTTATCCAGCtcactgattttcttttcagCTTTGTCTATTCTGCTGTTATAAACTTATCCacttatttttgtgtgtatgtgttgaatTTACTGGAGGATGTAATTTGTTATTATTTCCAATTagcttttaaatacaattttggtatcacatttttcattttgtttctactCGGTTCTTTATTTGCTGGATCAGATTTTATTTCTTGTTCCCTACAGGTTATTTTCAAGCTTGCTGTTTATTTCTCTAAATACAGAGAGCATGATCCTTTTAAAATCTGTATCACAACCTGTACCTGTTAACTCTACTTGAGAACTTTTCAGGTCTGCGCCTGCTATCATTTCTTCATAGTTTCTTGATTCTTTCTGTGCTTGGTTTTCTTTGCATGTTACTTATTTTATCCAAGTTGAAGGTGCTTTTCTCCAAAGAGGATCTGCATGTGTTTGTGCTAGGCACAAAGGTATTTCCATTCATTCTGGGGCCCCTTTTAACTGAATTCCCATTAGCTCACTTGGCCTGGCCTCCAAACCCAGGCTCGGTCCACCTTACATTTTGCCCCATCTTACTTCTTAGAGCTTTGTGACTCCGCCACCTGAAGCTTCTGGAAGATCTCAGGTGGCAGAAATGGAGAGAGCTTCCCCCCTTCATCTGAGTACACCCGGCGATGTCGGCTGGTAGGTGAGGGGACAGGAGCGGCCAAGGGCATGGCTGGCTTCAGCCGTGTTCTCCCTGCAATTCATATGCAGCCAAGGGTCAGAATGGGGGCTCCACTTTCCACAGAGGAGACACAGACTTGGTGGCAATGCTGCAGGAAGACTTCTTGCTGGAGACCCACCAAGCTTGGCAGCTGTTGACTGGGCTCTCTCCAGACACTGCTCGGCCAGCTTCAGCATCTTTGAGGTGTCTGGGGGCACAGTCTCCCCAGCTTCTGGGGGGCAAGGGACAAGAAGGCTGGTCACCATCATCTCTATCACTAGTCAGATTCTTGCTGAGATAAAAATAAGGGTGGGCCTACTCCCCCGTCATCGCTGATCGACTGCCCTGCGTTTACCTCCTGACCTGTGTGGGCACTGAATTTGGCCAGCCCAGCAGATTCTTGTCCTGTTGTTTTGGCTGGACCGCCGGAGCCCTCTCTCCACATAACCAGGCCTGTTCTCCTCCCCGAGGTGGGCCCTGCAGGCGATACAGGCCACCTCCTACTCTCTAGCTGAGCTGGGCTGCACCCTGGTACACCTGGCGCTTCTCTCCAAGGATCACCCCTCCCAGCAGACACGCACCGTAGAGCTGTCACCTGAAACTCCCCACTGGGCCCCACCAGCTATAGCTCCTGTCTCACCTCTGGCGCCCATTGCAGTCAGCCCCTCACCACACTCTACTTTAGCTGCCGGACCCCTCCCAAAGCTgctgctgcccctgccccaccctggcCCAGCCCATTCTCTGAGGGCTTCCTGGCCTCTCAGGGCCTCTCCCCCGTAGGACACTCCTTGGGGCCACCCCCATGCTTTCTCCCAGTTCTCATGCTCAGAATGTCAGGCTCTCCTCAGCTCACTGGCGCCCTAGGGCAACTGCTTCCGCACCTCCCGCCTCCCCcactgctgtgctcctgtgtcCCTGAGGGTGCTGGACACCTCAGACAGGACGTGCTCACAACGGGGCACTCCGAGCCTGCCCCCAAGTCTGCTCCTGCGTCTCTCTGCACTTTCTCCCTTGTTGTCACCCCACCACGGCAGCTCTTTGTCCCTCCAGCACCGCCCGGCACCCCCAGCCCAGCAAGTCTGGTGGGTTCCACATTAAAAGAACACCCCCAGGCCCTTCACTCCTCCCATCTCCAGGTGGTCCTTCCACGGCCGCCCGCACTTGGGGGGCCTCCTGGGGGCTCTGCTTCCAAGCTGGCCTTCTCCCTCAAAAGTTCCACGAACCTCCCTTCACGCCAGAATGACCCTGGGTGTGCACCTCCCGCCCTTCCCCTCTCCCGCCCGCCTACCCATCTCGCACGGGGCACACACTCTCATCTCAGGGCCTTCACACAGCTCACTCCTCcccgggctgggctgggctcagtGTCACGCCCCACCCTACCTCCATGCCCTTACGCACATCACACTACAGCAGTGTGGGCTTACTGAGCGCACCCCTCCCCCCTGTTCACCTTCAACTAATGACCGAGAGAGGGTAGGATACAGGACACCCCCAGGCCTGGGACGCCGCACCAAGGGCTGGGCTGTCCAGTTTGCCCAGCATGGGCGTGGCAAGGCTGAGAGCTGTACCTTTGGCGGCTTCCACTTCTTCCAGCAGGACCTGGGAGATATAATGGATGCTCCTCAGGTATTCAGTATATGCCTCCTGTGCCCAGGGAAGAGAAATGGCAGGGGTCAGGCTAATAGAGGCAGATGATTCCATCTCACCTGCCTGGTGCCTTTGTGGGAAGCAGAGGAACAGTAGTGCCTGCTTCTGAGATTCACCTGAAGCACCTGGCCTGAGGTGGTTACCTGGTAATTTCTCCAGGTCTGATCAGTGATATGCTGCCTGGGGCAGATAGTACTTCTTCAGACTTGAAGAAGAAGATGCCCAGCTGGGCACCCATCCCCCTCTCACTGTCATCCTCTCCAGCACAGGAAGGAACTGAGATTCTCATCAGTGGGCCTTGGCAGTCGCTATCATTTTTCACTTTGTGCAACAAGTTTCCTTCCTGTGCAACTCGGGGGAAGTTCATTGAGTGGCTTAAAAAAGTATATTTCCTGGGAGGTTAGTGAGGGAGCGATGTTGCAAACGTTAGAATCACTTTCTGGGTGAGGTTCTGGGAAATCCCTTTCCTGGGCACACAGGAGTCTAGAACACTAGAATATTGCCACTTTCAAGGGGTGACCACTCTGTTCATGGCTCTCTGTCAGAAAGCAGGGCATTTGGAAACACAGCATGGTTttcagtgttttgttctgttgcaTCCAAGTTCTCAAATTACTCACTTTTAAGTCTACACTTCAGAGATAAGTGTGCAATGGATTCCAGGAAGGATTTCTGACTTGGGGCGGGGGTCCTGCTGCCCTAGAAAACCTGCTTGGCGAAAGCAGTGTGTGAGGGACGAGGATGCCTTTCCGGGGCGTACGCAGCTTCTTCCCTTCCTTGGGCAGCCCAGTGTGGCACAGCCTGCTTTTCCACCTGGTCAACACCCTTTGGATTAACACCTGTTCTCAGTAATAAGCCACACTCCTCCCCCACCTGCATTTCTTCCCAAGCAAGCTCTGAAGGCCCCTGGAAAGCCGCAGCACGAACGAATCAGTCAACGGTTTTTGCATTCCGTCCTCTATGGGAATCTGATTAAATCTAGAGTGTGTGCCCATAAAAATACACGTACAACATGGAATTGTTTGCCAGATATATTTTAGAGGGCTGCTTCACAGACCCTCTTGAATCCCCATTACAAATAAAACCTCGGATCCAATTCCTTAATCGCTGAACACATGGGAAAACTGAGCAGGGGAGAGCTGGGAGCTGTCCAAGGTCACAAGCGGACACCCCAGTCCAAAGCCCCGGAGACGGCCGGAGGGTCCGGACGGCGCCCACCTCCGCGGCCCCGCCCTCGCCCACGCCCGCCGGGCCTGCCGCAGGCGGGGGTACGCCTGGAGCCCCCGCCTCGCCTCGCCTCACCCGGGGCTGGTTGCCGGTGTCCAGCTCGATGGCTCCGTTGGCCAGCTTCATGGCGCACTGCAGCGGCTTCACCG encodes:
- the VPS9D1 gene encoding VPS9 domain-containing protein 1 isoform X6 produces the protein MAAAAGARPGASPRSAAALARLSPARLGFVRPGWARLRSRAHSLCSAGLGRPRWFPPFGSAPLRALGRGEAERGAGRPDGRASSGARRGPRLACHSLRGGRGLWHLHTRGCVRTLLGRAATLRPRAPSPGAARAELPEGLPPLPRPFRRSAARVAPLPQRLRSGLRAPGARPAPRRPPPPPQPGAMATAAEDGAVKPLQCAMKLANGAIELDTGNQPREAYTEYLRSIHYISQVLLEEVEAAKEAGETVPPDTSKMLKLAEQCLERAQSTAAKLGRTRLKPAMPLAAPVPSPTSRHRRVYSDEGGKLSPFLPPEIFQKLQVAESQSSKKELTPLEEASLQNQKLKAAYEARMARLDPSQATQKTSLSLSLQRQMMENLVIAKAREQTLQRKMGERRLRLQEAANRRFCSQVALTPEEQEQRALYAAILEYEQDHDWPKHWKAKLKKSPGDLSLVTSLVSHLLSVPDHPISQLLKKLQCAVYRALYPIVSRGANELLGPGSRRLRPSQSLYCVLSTPEPSLAPQPLDGLAAGVPPSQPRPPDGGVDSSPLGPPSPLAHTTSHSLGKDSSFEDLEQFLATSERSGRNLGGRPEPQFPEVKEQSLDQLTSTVKDIHNAVGWGPWQQMASSPFQGGELSGLSRSRDTDSLWSPCSPTDPLSYPFACSGRLLSLTLLAFEGLNTASSKDRCLACIEEPFFSPLWPLLLALYRSVHRLREAALSRSMELYRNAPPAAIGIPTKLLPQDGPEARGVGSFPYCAAAQELGLLVLETCPQKKLECIVRALRVTCACAEDYCRAREPTSEAGPQPGVTAIGADDLLPILSFVVLRSGLPQLVSECAALEEFIHDG